Proteins from a single region of Chryseomicrobium sp. FSL W7-1435:
- the ilvN gene encoding acetolactate synthase small subunit has translation MKRIITVTVTNQSGVLNRVTGLMMKRQFNIESMTVGHTEQPTISKMTFVVHVEDAQKLEQLLKQLQKQVDVLKVQDLTDQSLVIRELALIKVQAPATKRLELATLIEPFRAQIIDAGKLVVTYQLTGNPEKIDAFVDLVKPYGIKELTRTGVTAFAREHQKVQVPVKLLTY, from the coding sequence GTGAAACGTATCATTACTGTCACAGTCACCAATCAAAGTGGTGTTTTAAATCGTGTAACTGGTCTCATGATGAAACGGCAATTCAACATCGAGAGTATGACGGTAGGGCATACGGAACAACCTACCATTTCAAAAATGACCTTCGTTGTACATGTTGAAGACGCTCAAAAATTAGAACAGCTACTTAAACAACTCCAAAAACAAGTAGATGTGTTAAAGGTTCAAGATTTAACGGATCAATCATTAGTCATTCGTGAACTCGCACTCATTAAGGTACAAGCACCAGCTACTAAACGGCTAGAACTTGCTACATTAATCGAACCATTTCGAGCTCAAATAATTGATGCAGGAAAGCTTGTCGTGACCTATCAATTAACAGGAAATCCTGAAAAGATTGATGCATTTGTAGATTTAGTAAAACCTTATGGAATCAAAGAATTAACAAGAACTGGCGTTACTGCTTTTGCTCGCGAACACCAGAAAGTTCAAGTGCCAGTGAAACTACTAACCTATTAG
- the ilvC gene encoding ketol-acid reductoisomerase translates to MTKMYYNGDINEQVLQDKKIAVIGYGSQGHAHARNLHESGFDVVVGVRAGKSFDQAAQDGLQVTTVEQAAQQADLIMVLLPDERQKAVYEAEIAPHLSAGKSLVFAHGFNVHFDQIVAPNDVDVFLVAPKGPGHLVRRTYEAGAGVPALVAIHQDASGHATELALAYAKGIGSARAGVLETTFKEETETDLFGEQAVLCGGLTALVKAGFETLVEAGYQPELAYFETMHELKLIVDLMYEGGMTGMRYSISDTAEWGDFVSGPRVVDGDTKQRMKDILTDIQEGKFAREWIQENEQNRPNYTRIKESETTHQIEEVGAKLRKMMPFVQASQQPQKEVVTSGQN, encoded by the coding sequence ATGACAAAAATGTACTATAACGGAGATATCAACGAACAGGTGCTTCAAGATAAGAAAATTGCTGTAATCGGGTACGGCTCACAAGGACATGCTCACGCACGCAATCTACATGAAAGTGGCTTTGATGTTGTAGTGGGTGTAAGAGCAGGTAAATCTTTTGATCAGGCGGCGCAAGATGGCCTTCAAGTTACAACTGTAGAACAGGCTGCTCAACAAGCAGATCTGATCATGGTGTTACTTCCTGATGAACGTCAAAAAGCGGTGTATGAAGCAGAAATCGCTCCACATTTAAGTGCTGGAAAATCGCTAGTATTTGCTCACGGCTTCAACGTCCATTTTGATCAAATTGTTGCTCCGAATGATGTCGATGTATTTTTAGTGGCTCCTAAAGGACCAGGCCATCTGGTACGACGAACGTACGAAGCGGGGGCTGGAGTTCCTGCACTAGTAGCTATCCACCAAGATGCATCGGGTCATGCTACTGAGCTTGCTCTAGCTTATGCCAAGGGAATTGGTAGTGCACGAGCTGGGGTTCTGGAAACAACATTTAAAGAGGAAACCGAAACAGATCTATTTGGAGAACAAGCAGTGTTGTGTGGTGGTCTAACAGCTCTAGTAAAAGCTGGTTTTGAAACACTTGTAGAAGCAGGTTACCAGCCTGAACTTGCTTATTTTGAAACGATGCATGAGCTGAAATTGATTGTCGATTTGATGTATGAGGGCGGTATGACAGGGATGCGTTACTCAATCTCAGATACAGCTGAATGGGGAGATTTCGTGTCAGGCCCACGTGTAGTAGATGGAGACACGAAACAACGTATGAAAGATATCCTAACAGATATTCAAGAAGGAAAGTTTGCAAGAGAATGGATTCAAGAAAATGAACAAAACCGTCCGAACTATACACGGATTAAAGAGAGTGAAACAACGCACCAGATTGAAGAAGTTGGCGCTAAACTACGCAAAATGATGCCGTTTGTCCAGGCTTCTCAACAACCTCAGAAGGAAGTGGTGACTAGTGGGCAAAATTGA